The region CCAAACTAGAGCTGAGGGAAGAGCCAGGACCCACCTACAGCCTGGGGCGATGCTCTGACTGCAGGCTGGGTGTTGTTTTGTACCTGATGCGCTCCTTGggctccccttcccatcccaaATGCGCCTGCTGCCCCGAGGGATGGGAGAGGACTTGCGAAGTGACAGTCCTTGTGCACCATGTGCACTGGGTGTTATAATCAGGCTCCTCAGTGACATACTAACAGGCATTTAAGATTTATAGATAGGAAGCTACGCACCGATTATAAGGTGGGGAGGTAACAAGTTGGTGCAGCCCTTTTGCCTGCAGTGTCTTAGAAGGTGAGAACTTTGACTACAAATTCTTCCTATAACTGGCAAAGCCATCACATCTCTCCCTTTAGGTGGATGCCTGGTGGCCTGAACCCCAAGCTGTTAAATGAGATGGATCACAAATTCACCTACTGAACGTGTTGTGGGTGGTTTTTGTGGTGATTACGAATTTATTTGAGCAAGGTCAGAAATCACATGAATGCTCAAGCACCTACAGACTCATCTTCTATTTTCCTGCCTGACATATCCTTAAAGAGGAGCACTGTCAGTAGGAAAGTTGTGGAGAGCCTCATTCTGGCACGTCTTGTGTAGGAAGTTGTAGTGATGGATACAGGTTCAAAGCATGTCAAACGGAGACAGTATTTGAGTCCTTTCTGTCATGCGTGAACGCCACAGCCATTAGGCTACTggatttctctcttccttttaagGCAGCCACATACCATCCTCAGCTGGCTACGCAAACCCAGCTGGCAAACAGAGCCTGTAAACTCATGTGCGATAAGCAGGAGGTAAACCCTTAACTGCTCAGCTGCCACCCTCTGTTCAGTTAGGTACCTGGAATAATTTTCTGGTAAACTTAAGAAGCCCCAGTGCCTCTACTTTTAATCAGCAGATAAATAGTGGAAAACCTGTATTAGAGGATTATGGACCATGTGTTAAGTATCTAAGCTGAAATGGGCAATTTACTTTTATGCATTTTCTATAGCCTTCAAGCCAAACCAGGAATAATCCCATTATATATAAAGTGTTAACTCTTGCCTTTGTAgaaatagaattattaaggttggaaaagacctctagggtcatcaagtccaaccaccaacccaagaCCACCatgactcctaaaccatgtcctgaagtgccatggctacgtgttttttgaacacctccagggatggtgactcccccacctctctgggcagcctgttccaatgcctgaccactgtTTCAGTCAAGtgatatttcctaatatccaatctaaacctccactGGTGTAGCTTGAGtccgtttcctcttgtcctatcactagtgagttgggagaagagaccaacactgacctcactacagcctcctttcaggcagttgtagagagcgataaggtcttccccgcagcctcctcttctccaggctaaaccccccccagctctctcagctgctccccagcacacttgttctccagacccttccccagctctgttgcccttctctggacacgctccagcacctcaatgtccttgtaccaaggggcccaaaactgagcccagcattcaaggtggtgcctcaccagtgctgagtacaggggcatcCTTTTGAAGTACTAGGTTATTTgttaatggggttttttttcttacacattctgtacaaacaaaaccaaattctAAGTTAGCTGTATAAGAAGGGACAACATTTTAGAGTCTTGCAGTTGTGAGATCCATGAGGACCCTCTCAGCACCCTCAGCTGTGCTTCTCATTCCAGTTCCTCGGACAGGGCAGGCAGTTCAGACAGGGAGATGTGAAAGTCAGCAAGGTGAGTGAGAAGCTACaggtgctgcagagaggaacaGAGGCAAAGTCCTGGCCTCCTCAGGGAAGCATTAGCAGGCAAATGTTCACACTTTGAAATTCTTACCTTTGtccctctgaaaaaaaagtagaaaagtgTTTATGTAAATACTGTTCTATATAGTATTTACACTGTGTACTGGAAACATCACCAATACAGGAAGAAGTAATTTTCTGCAACAAAGACAACTGTAACTAAGCTGTTGCGTGAAGTAGTTTCAGCTGAGCAGGAAAGTTAGGCAGAAAGTTTCCGCCAAGCAGGACTGAGTAATTTAAGGTCAGCTTTGTAATAGGAAACATCTGCTGTAAACTCAACGTTGTTCGGGACAAATATATGCAAGATGAAAAGGAATATGttctgcaggatgcagagacTATTAAGTACTGACAGGTTCATCTTAGAAACAGGATTTTCAAGTCAGATAAGGAATAGCTAAGATAAGAAATTACGCTCGGATGTAAATAGTAGCATAGACAAAATGCACATGTTGCAGTAGCGAAACAATACAAGTAACAAGGAGCATGAACTTATCTTGGGTCTCTAAAAACTGTTAAGAAGTAATCAGTAGCAGAGGGGATAAAGTTCTGCGTGAACCAGATAATCTTCATTGCCTTTAGGAAGTTTAAACTATTTGGATCAGTAAAATACAGGTTCTAGTTTAATGAGAGGGAAGCTGTAAAAGTCCTACAATAATAAACCTTCATAATGAGGACTCTGAAACTACCATTATGTATAATAGCTGTAAAGATCAAACGGTTCATAGTGAACAGCGTGAGCAGTTTTATTCTTGCAGATGTTATTATTTTGCTCTTTAGTTTCAACTCTTGCTGAACCAGCATCGATAAGTTGTACAATTTAAATATGAGactccttttaaaaagtcagtgaaACAGACTTGATCTGAATGGTGCTCCACATCACCCTCACCTTCCTTTTTAACGTATAGCACCCCAGTGACATAAGCTTCCTCTGTACAAGCGCGTGGTCAGATCTATTCACAAAGGTGTGGAGCAGAAATGATGCTGGAGTACCAGACTGATCGTATGTCAGAAACAAACTTTGTCAAATTAAGACTGCATGTTTAAGTCCACGTTTGCAAATACTCAAATGAATTTCATTATTGACAGAAAGTCACTAAGCAGCACATAATGCGTATGCAAGCATACACTGGTCAACAGGCCTAGGAGAGAGCAACAAGCACCTCTTGTTCATCCATCTGATAGTAACACCCTGCTAACAGCAGCTGCAACCATCCATCTCTTCTCCCATGCACGCACGCCCAAACACTCGGCCTACGCGGACAGTGGAAAACAGGCTTGTGGAATTAGTAGCTATCTAGTGTGCCAGGCATTTGCGTTAAGGATTTGATACTCTGTTGTTGAGCAAGCAGATCCTCTGACAACATTTAGGAGACTAACCAGCCATCCTGGTGTCGAACAAACAACCTCCTACTCACGTAGACTCTGTCTGTATGAGGGTCTCTGTGCAAAAACTGACCACAGATGGCTGGCTTGTCTATGCGAGAAAGTTTGAAAGACTTTGCTTGTCCTTGGTTGCACAAGAAGCTTGGGCAAGGTGGGATGGAAATGCTACCGGTGCTAGCAAGATGTCATGGGGAACTGAACTTGGTGCAGGTGTCCTCAGAGAAGGGTGCGTGGGCAGGAATCGCAGGGAATATTCCATTTCGTATTCCTCTTGAAATACTTTCTGCTTCAGCCATGCATTAATATATCTATATTTGCAACACTTATCATCaggtttgaaaaacaaatgtgGCCACTCAGTGCAGATGGCCAAGCCAGTACAAACTCTGCGgattgaaaaaaatcttgtaaaaAACTGAAACAGACCGTCTCTACTCCACAGCAGATAGCATCTGTTCTCACAGCTGGGATAAATGTATCaagttgtggtgggttgacctggtcgccaggtgcccaccaaagctgctccatcattcccctcctcagctgggcaggggagagaaaatataatgaaaggctcgtgggttgagataaggacagggagagatcactcagcagttaccGTCCCAGGCAgaacagactcgacttggggaaattggcttaatttattaccaatcaaatcagagtagggtaatgagaaacaaaaccaaatcttaaaacaccttccccccacctctcccttcttcccaggttcaacttcactcctgattttctccacctcctcccctccagcagcacagggggatggggaatgggggttgtggtcagttcatcacacctcgtctctgctgctccttcctccccaggagaaggactcctcacactcctcccctgctccagcgtggggtccctcccacgggagacagGCCTCCATGAGCTGCTCCAACGTGGGCCCTTtgcatgggctgcagttcttcacaaactgccccagcgtgggtcccttccccggGGTGCCGCCCgccaggaacaggctgctccagcgcgggtcccccacagggccacaggtcctgccagcaaacctgcttgggcgtgggctcctctctccacgggcccacaggccctgccaggagcctgctctggtgtgggcttcccacagggtcacagcctccttcgggcacccacctgctctggtgtggggtcctccatgggctgtaggtgggtatctgctccgccactaacctccacgggctgcaggggcacagcctgcctcaccatggtcttccccaggggctgcaggggaatctctgctccagcacctggagcacctcctcccctccttcttcactgaccttggtgtctgcagggctgttcctctcacaccttctcactcctctctctggctgcaattgtgcagtttctgttttgttcccCCCTTCTTAACTATGTTACCCCAGAGgtggtgggtctgtcttggGGCCGGTTGGCACTGGCTGTGTTGGACATGGcggaagcttctggcagcttctcacagaagccaccccgGTAGCCCCCCTGCTATCACAgccttgccacgcaaacccaatacacaAGTGCATGGCTAGTCTGATAGATACCAAATTATACCAGTGCCTGACCCTGATCAAATTTACATTGCCAGGTGAGCATGCAGAGGCCCGACATTTGCAAATCTGGAGCCATGGCCTTATTCTATCAGTTCAACACCTCAGGCTGCTGGTCAGAGCACAGCTTCCAGTAGGGAACCTGCCCAAGCAGGTTAGCATTTCGAAACTGAAATTGCAAGGTAGAGTTTGtgtgtaatattttaaatcttaCTCTGTAGATAAGAGCCTTGGGGacatgcagggaaaagattgtAATGCgtaaaataaatcaagaagTGCCAGTTGGTCAGCTGCCACTTGGATCTTTGTTTCCTTCGTTGCTCTTTGGTGCTTTCCTAGCTCTCGCCGATTCACGCAGCTGAGCTGGGATGTTTGCTGCTGCGGAACAGCACGACGAGCTGAAACGGCATTGCTGTCACTAGCAGACACCCAGGAGCTGGTCCCTGCCGAAGGACTGCTGCGTGCAAACAGGGCAGCTCCACAGACACGATCCTGCGCCGGCTGTTGCAAAAGAGGCACCAGGCACTTCAAGGAACCACAACAAACACCAAGTGGGTTTGCGCTGGAGAGACTGGGAAAGGGTGGCAATAAACAAAAACACGCCCAGGGTAAAAGTTCCTGCTTCTCCAGCCTGATGTCAGATTCCTTAATGTCGAAAAATACTTTGGTTGTATATGTATAGTCTTCTGCTGTTATTTAGTGTAAACATATTTATGTCGGCTTGCTTGTCCACTGAGCTTTCTTCGCAGGCGTACAATGCAATACGTGCACAGCTCTCCGGCACATATAACGTCAAGTACTGCATTTACTTACCTGCATCATAGACTGacagttttgaaacaaaattattgtcctcataaatattttaataattgacATAACAAAAGCACTACATTTCCCTCTTCTGTCCCTAAATATCAATAAATGCAATACACATACTGAGCATGAAAGCTGCTAGGTGCAAATGCAAGGTATTTACTACTTTAGCTATTATATTACTTTAATGAAACATAGAATTGGATTCTAAtctgaaaacattaaatagaagcttttttttttacaaacttAGAGATTACTTTGGTACTGTCGAAAGAGCTGTAAGTTTAAGCTCAGCTGCCCTCATTTTCCCAAACTATTTTCATATCCTATCTTATATTCCTCTAATTATAAATTGGGAAAGTAACTGGATCTCATGTTATGATGACAAGTAACATAATTAGTGTCTTCACTGTGTTCTATTTGGTCTATGACCAAATCTCATTTCCCAAGTCATTTGACTGCCACTTACTAATAACATCCTGTTGTCTTGAAGGAGAGGATATTCTAGGAGCATCTCTACGCTGGAACGATGTAGAACTCACTTCAGTGTGGGTGGGAGCAAAGTTGCATTTGTTACCCTGTCTGCGCCCTGCTACTACTCTGATCTTCTCCTGGATGACAGAGAGCGCCAATTCTAGCTGCCAACATAATTGTCTTGCTCCTTCATCCCTGGCCAGCTCCAGTCAGTGTCCGCTGTCGCAAGCCAGCAGCGCAGGCACCTTGCGTTTCTAAGGCTGAAGCTCAAAAAAACACGGCCTTTGACACAAAGCCAATTACAGGGTGTCCAGCATGTTAGTTACGAAGTCTGCAGTCTCAAGAGTTCATGTTTCAGACACTACTAAACATGCAGAGTATGGAAGGAGGTAAAGGAAGGGGAATAGGAGTTCAGGACAAAAGGACAGACATTGTATTTTAGGTAGGGTTTTTATTGGTTTTCAGCTGGCATGTCCCTACCACAACAGAATGTGTAGTTCCATGTTCTGTATGTGAGCTGCATGCTTTACCAGTCTtctaacaaaaattattttttttacagttcaataaaatgagaattttattACAAATGTTCACGGAAGTAAATCCccacatttttaataaatcagcTGCATTATTTTCATAATGATGTTGAACCAGTCAAGTAATTCATTGTATTAAATAATTGAGGAacctaaataaataatgaaataattctataaatacatacataccaAGCTTAGAGAAGCGGCTTATAGTTGTACAGTATTGTGCAAAACCTTTCACGTACATATTTCTCCTGACAGCAAAGCTACAGCAGACAAGAACAAATGTATGCCATTTAATTTCTTAAGACGAAAACTCCCCATATCCAAGCAGCTCTCCCTGGAATAACAAAATAAGCAGCACAGTTGTTTCTGTACCAAACCCAACTTAGTAACTCCAGCCAGTCTTTAAAATTGAAAGCTCTTTAAGAAACAGTCAGTCAAATGATAAAAACAAAGACTGATTGAAATTGTTTTGGCAAAATAATTTGCTGTCAGAGGGTCCCAGAATACAGAAGAACATTAAGAGATACTGCAGAATAGAACAGTGTTTGCACACACCCTGAACCTGTTCCTAGACAAAAACTGAGTGTTAAGAAAAACACTTCTTTGATCCAAAAGTCAGTGTCAGGTTGCCACTGTTACTTCACGacagaaacagtattttcatgTTGGTTTCCAAATAAGTGCAAGAAGAATTGAAAAGCTGTGCTAACGTGGACAGGGACAAAGACGTAAGCAGTGTATAATACCATAACTAACATAGTAATGTTGAAAGTGTAGAAGAGCAGTTTTTCCCAGGGCTCCATGAGATAGCTGCAGGTGATGAGTTCAAACTGGCAGTACAGCCAATAGAGAGAGTACTTCATGCTCTTAATATCCATCTTCAACTTTGTGCCGTTTCTGAAAGCCTTCCCTATTACCATAAAGGTAGTTAGCAGCAATAGAAACCTGAccaaaaatacaagcaaaaaaaaaatgtaaaaacatggCATGGGATGCAACTCCACAGTACTCAGTTTGCTCATACTGACCACTTTTAGtaaatgatgttttaaaaacacaagagATCTAAAATTCCACAATcgcaaatgcattttaaaacataaaacatgATCGGATAGTAACAGGCTAGCGTGAGTCATTCTTTTATCCTTTCCCATAAAAGGCTTCACTTgtattcctttttcctttcccacatTGAGTTCTGAACACGACAGTACAATTTAGACCACTGTGTACTGGCACCATTATTTACCAAGGCGGCTCCACAATATATCTTTTTTCCATAAATCAGTTACCCAATTATTTTTGCAACTCTGTTCTCCAAGCCAAACTCTACTTCCATAACTCTGGCTTGTACTGGATTATTTAAGGCTCTATTGAAGCGGCTTAATTCAAAAAGCGCTTCAAACCCTCTCACCCTCACCCGTCGTGGATTTTGACATAGAACTTGGCTAGAAGTCTGATTTCTACTACTGCGGACTGAATTTTGTGTCTTATGCTTCAGTTGCTGCTGGAATGCAAACTGGGAGTATGCAGAACGCCACACATACACAGCTACGATAAAAGGAAACTATATACAGATTATCCAGCTCCTTCTGCAACAGAGATTGAACTGATCTGTTGCCAGAATGAAAacatacaaatttattttaaagctttgtgTTCACATTAGTGCTAACAAGTATTGAGTGTTACATGATATAGTTACCAGAATACAGGACTGGGGAGGTAAAGGGAAAACAGGACTGTTTCAGTTACTGGGGCTTCCTGTCATTTGGCAAATGAGAGGAGACAAAACAACAACTGTGATTCCCCACTTTTTAATTGGAAAGTTAAGCGCTTCTAGTGGTATCAggatctgtggaaaaaaaaacttactcCACAGAAATTGAATACAACTTCATAGATCTATATAGAGTGGGATTTTATCCTAACAAAAGCCACTTCCTaaagtttttagaaaaaatttGCCTCaccatttccattttacttccATAGCTTCCCCACCTCTTTTCTGCCTGGCAGGTGAGATAAACTAGATAATGCTTCTGCAGTCAGGAATTACTATTAACTACTTTTAGCAATATCCTTACTATATCCATCACATTTTTGTACGTTACATGCAGTTTTTACTAAACCTAGGCTATACTTCAGCCACTTAGCATCAAATATATTGCCAAGCTACTTTGAGGAAacactttcctttaaaaaaaatggattttgtaAAAAGTAGAACTTACCCCTTCACTCCTCCGTGATGACAAAACGTCCAGGTGAGAGATGCTTCCTCACACTCCTGCCTTTTGCAACTGAACAGCTCCTCTACAGATTGAGATGGAGAAACAATTAGCTTTGATCCTCAATTACAGAGTGTGTCCTCCATACCCCGCCCTTCTTCACTATTGCTAAAAACTCCTCTGGCCAAAGTTGTCTGCATTATGCAACAAGGACAGCCTTGGTCTGGCTCAGTACCACGCTCTCATGACAGCATTAATTTGATAATTTGTACAAAGTCAGAGTGGAAGAACTGCAGGTAGGGAAGATCATACAAGGCCAAAATAGCATTTAGGACAATCagtaaaaaatgtttacagttaGTGCGTTCCCTGATTTTGAacctcaaaaaatatctctgcttcTGTGGGACTTCACGATGCAGGCTGCCAGAGTTCCTACAAGGTGCAATTTAATGGCCATGCAAAAATATGGTGTCAGAGTTAAGTAGCCACAAAAATGTAGCTCAATTAATATGTCTCGGGAAAGTCTCCGGTGAAGCCGCCACCTCCTGCAACCTTCGATGAATACCACTTTCAGACAGTTCCCAGTCTTCTCTGTGTCAGTATCTCCTAGCTCCGCATACGCACCTCAGTTGTCCTCATCCAGAAAAAACAGAGTGGAGGGAATACGTGGACAAGatttctgcaaggaaaagatggtcatttttttcttaaaaatgctaCAAAGTAAAACCAAGCCACAAATGCTTGAGGCAGTTTAATGATCTAATTGGACAAGTAAATTAGGTAGAAATCTGCATAATACATTATGTTCTGAACTACCTGCCTGCAGTCAAATCATTTCCAAATAAGAATCAGCTTCATTTTGGGAGAATATGCCACAAGCAACGTCTAAGGCATCTGAGCCTcaccttctttctccccttccttaACAAACACAGCCTGAGCTGATCTATTAGTAAATGCTGACCTATTCCCTCAACCCGCCCCACCCCCTCCCctaccccctccccccccgggTTTTCAATGAACtaaagttttctgtttcaaaactaTCCACATTCCATAGAAAATTCAGAAATGGTAAATCACTGCCCTGGCAGCTGTACTGCATACACCCCAGGCCCTACCTTTCTCCTGCGGAGCGCAGGTCTGCCACAGGAGTGCATCCACCGCACGGGGTGAACTCCTGCATCTGGAGGATATAACTTAGGTTGGGGTCTAGAGAATGAACATCAGATGTGAAATATAATTGCCCTGGAGCAGTGCTGCAGGATCATTATCT is a window of Phalacrocorax aristotelis chromosome 7, bGulAri2.1, whole genome shotgun sequence DNA encoding:
- the LOC142059666 gene encoding serine palmitoyltransferase small subunit B-like, with the protein product MDIKSMKYSLYWLYCQFELITCSYLMEPWEKLLFYTFNITMLVMVLYTAYVFVPVHVSTAFQFFLHLFGNQHENTVSVVK